One Stigmatopora argus isolate UIUO_Sarg chromosome 20, RoL_Sarg_1.0, whole genome shotgun sequence genomic region harbors:
- the cyp17a2 gene encoding cytochrome P450 17A2 isoform X6 — MSLFCWPLISVPLVLAVLAILVAATRRSGGMPGLPRLPVVGSLPWLGGHMPPHLLFTQLGARYGPLFDIYLGPHRTVVVNDHVHAREVLLQRGRDFAGRPSMVTPADDPDRTARRRRAKTTFPPPGQATTDLLTRDGKDIAFADYSPLWKLHRRLVHASFALFGEGSNRLQEMVLSEADGLCGELLSGEGRGVDPSPAVTAAVTNVVCTLVFGSAYRRGDEELEEVLRYNDGIVRTITRGGLVDIFPWMKVFPNASMSELKACVAVRDRLLARKLREHKASSQSQAEPRDLLDALLKGQSSPGPDGELITDDHVLMTAAEAFGAGVETTSTTLLWILAYLLHHPEVQERVQTELDEEVGDRAVRAADRARLPYLDAVISEGMRIRPVSPVLIPHVAMTDSSVGHHAVRRGTRVLVNMWAIHHDPSHWDRPDLFTPGRFLDERGRRVTPSCFLPFGAGPRICVGESLARTELFLFLSTMLQRMSFALPRGAPPPDLRGRLGVVLQPLPYKMAVTPRAGWAVGPRA, encoded by the exons ATGTCGCTGTTTTGTTGGCCGCTCATTTCAGTCCCGCTCGTCCTCGCCGTGCTGGCCATTCTGGTGGCGGCGACTCGGCGCTCCGGCGGGATGCCGGGCCTCCCGCGTCTGCCAGTGGTGGGGAGCCTCCCTTGGCTCGGGGGCCACATGCCCCCTCACCTGCTCTTCACGCAGTTGGGCGCAAG GTACGGGCCGCTGTTCGATATCTACCTCGGTCCGCACCGCACCGTGGTCGTCAACGACCACGTCCACGCCAGAGAAGTTCTCCTTCAACGAGGTCGGGATTTCGCCGGACGCCCCAGCATGGTGACGCCCGCCGACGACCCGGACCGCACCGCTCGACGGCGGCGCGCCAAAACCACCTTCCCCCCCCCCGGACAGGCGACCACCGACCTGCTGACCCGCGACGGGAAAGACATCGCCTTCGCCGACTACTCGCCTCTGTGGAAGCTTCACCGTCGTCTGGTCCACGCGTCCTTCGCTCTGTTCGGAGAAGGAAGCAACCGCTTGCAGGAGATGG ttctgtCCGAGGCGGACGGCCTCTGCGGCGAGCTCCTGTCCGGGGAAGGCCGCGGCGTGGACCCGTCGCCGGCGGTGACGGCGGCCGTGACCAACGTGGTCTGCACGCTGGTGTTCGGCTCCGCCTACAGACGCGGGGACGAGGAGCTGGAAGAGGTGTTGCGCTACAACGACGGTATCGTGCGCACCATCACCCGGGGAGGACTGGTGGACATCTTCCCCTGGATGAAG GTTTTCCCCAACGCGTCAATGAGCGAGCTGAAAGCCTGCGTCGCCGTGCGAGACCGCCTCCTGGCGCGAAAGCTGCGGGAACACAAG GCCTCCTCGCAGAGCCAAGCCGAGCCTCGAGATCTCCTGGACGCTTTGCTGAAAGGTCAAAGTTCACCCGGGCCCGACGGCGAGCTCATCACGGACGACCACGTGTTGATGACGGCGGCGGAAGCCTTCGGTGCCGGCGTGGAGACCACGTCCACCACGCTCCTCTGGATCCTGGCCTACTTGCTCCATCACCCCGAG GTTCAGGAGCGCGTGCAGACGGAGCTGGACGAGGAGGTGGGCGATCGAGCGGTGCGGGCGGCGGACCGCGCGCGGCTCCCGTATCTGGACGCCGTCATCAGCGAGGGGATGCGGATCCGGCCGGTCAGCCCGGTCTTGATCCCGCACGTTGCCATGACCGACAGCAG CGTCGGCCATCACGCCGTCCGCCGCGGGACTCGGGTGCTGGTCAACATGTGGGCCATCCATCACGACCCCTCGCACTGGGACCGCCCGGACCTGTTCACGCCGG GTCGCTTCCTGGACGAGCGGGGTCGCCGGGTGACGCCGTCCTGCTTCCTGCCGTTCGGGGCGGGGCCTCGCATCTGCGTGGGCGAATCGCTAGCCAGGACGGAGCTCTTTCTTTTCCTGTCCACCATGCTCCAGCGAATGAGCTTTGCGCTCCCGCGCGGGGCCCCGCCCCCCGACCTGCGCGGACGCCTGGGGGTGGTCCTGCAGCCGCTACCTTACAAAATGGCCGTGACGCCGAGAGCCGGTTGGGCCGTGGGCCCCCGTGCTTGA
- the cyp17a2 gene encoding cytochrome P450 17A2 isoform X1 has product MSLFCWPLISVPLVLAVLAILVAATRRSGGMPGLPRLPVVGSLPWLGGHMPPHLLFTQLGARYGPLFDIYLGPHRTVVVNDHVHAREVLLQRGRDFAGRPSMVTPADDPDRTARRRRAKTTFPPPGQATTDLLTRDGKDIAFADYSPLWKLHRRLVHASFALFGEGSNRLQEMGEKMEPVFFFHPDRHGSGTRRFFFSSVRGGRPLRRAPVRGRPRRGPVAGGDGGRDQRGLHAGVRLRLQTRGRGAGRGVALQRRYRAHHHPGRTGGHLPLDEGFPQRVNERAESLRRRARPPPGAKAAGTQGLLAEPSRASRSPGRFAERSKFTRARRRAHHGRPRVDDGGGSLRCRRGDHVHHAPLDPGLLAPSPRGSGARADGAGRGGGRSSGAGGGPRAAPVSGRRHQRGDADPAGQPGLDPARCHDRQQRRPSRRPPRDSGAGQHVGHPSRPLALGPPGPVHAGSLPGRAGSPGDAVLLPAVRGGASHLRGRIASQDGALSFPVHHAPANELCAPARGPAPRPARTPGGGPAAATLQNGRDAESRLGRGPPCLRWETETRSINDSLDAGLVYLARLNAQKHTFEITRTKNCLLNALSRHKQEVATMTVVRLISPAHPQSNLHGGFPFPVSASKLIQSFRVFGLG; this is encoded by the exons ATGTCGCTGTTTTGTTGGCCGCTCATTTCAGTCCCGCTCGTCCTCGCCGTGCTGGCCATTCTGGTGGCGGCGACTCGGCGCTCCGGCGGGATGCCGGGCCTCCCGCGTCTGCCAGTGGTGGGGAGCCTCCCTTGGCTCGGGGGCCACATGCCCCCTCACCTGCTCTTCACGCAGTTGGGCGCAAG GTACGGGCCGCTGTTCGATATCTACCTCGGTCCGCACCGCACCGTGGTCGTCAACGACCACGTCCACGCCAGAGAAGTTCTCCTTCAACGAGGTCGGGATTTCGCCGGACGCCCCAGCATGGTGACGCCCGCCGACGACCCGGACCGCACCGCTCGACGGCGGCGCGCCAAAACCACCTTCCCCCCCCCCGGACAGGCGACCACCGACCTGCTGACCCGCGACGGGAAAGACATCGCCTTCGCCGACTACTCGCCTCTGTGGAAGCTTCACCGTCGTCTGGTCCACGCGTCCTTCGCTCTGTTCGGAGAAGGAAGCAACCGCTTGCAGGAGATGGGTGAGAAAATGgaacccgttttttttttccacccggaCAGACACGGGTCCGGGAcgagacgtttttttttcagttctgtCCGAGGCGGACGGCCTCTGCGGCGAGCTCCTGTCCGGGGAAGGCCGCGGCGTGGACCCGTCGCCGGCGGTGACGGCGGCCGTGACCAACGTGGTCTGCACGCTGGTGTTCGGCTCCGCCTACAGACGCGGGGACGAGGAGCTGGAAGAGGTGTTGCGCTACAACGACGGTATCGTGCGCACCATCACCCGGGGAGGACTGGTGGACATCTTCCCCTGGATGAAG GTTTTCCCCAACGCGTCAATGAGCGAGCTGAAAGCCTGCGTCGCCGTGCGAGACCGCCTCCTGGCGCGAAAGCTGCGGGAACACAAG GCCTCCTCGCAGAGCCAAGCCGAGCCTCGAGATCTCCTGGACGCTTTGCTGAAAGGTCAAAGTTCACCCGGGCCCGACGGCGAGCTCATCACGGACGACCACGTGTTGATGACGGCGGCGGAAGCCTTCGGTGCCGGCGTGGAGACCACGTCCACCACGCTCCTCTGGATCCTGGCCTACTTGCTCCATCACCCCGAG GTTCAGGAGCGCGTGCAGACGGAGCTGGACGAGGAGGTGGGCGATCGAGCGGTGCGGGCGGCGGACCGCGCGCGGCTCCCGTATCTGGACGCCGTCATCAGCGAGGGGATGCGGATCCGGCCGGTCAGCCCGGTCTTGATCCCGCACGTTGCCATGACCGACAGCAG CGTCGGCCATCACGCCGTCCGCCGCGGGACTCGGGTGCTGGTCAACATGTGGGCCATCCATCACGACCCCTCGCACTGGGACCGCCCGGACCTGTTCACGCCGG GTCGCTTCCTGGACGAGCGGGGTCGCCGGGTGACGCCGTCCTGCTTCCTGCCGTTCGGGGCGGGGCCTCGCATCTGCGTGGGCGAATCGCTAGCCAGGACGGAGCTCTTTCTTTTCCTGTCCACCATGCTCCAGCGAATGAGCTTTGCGCTCCCGCGCGGGGCCCCGCCCCCCGACCTGCGCGGACGCCTGGGGGTGGTCCTGCAGCCGCTACCTTACAAAATGGCCGTGACGCCGAGAGCCGGTTGGGCCGTGGGCCCCCGTGCTTGAGGTGGGAAACGGAAACGAGGTCAATAAACGACAGCTTGGACGCGGGGTTGGTTTATTTAGCACGGCTTAACGCACAAAAACACACGTTCGAGATCACCAGGACTAAAAATTGCCTCTTGAACGCCTTGTCACGACACAAACAGGAAGTCGCCACGATGACAGTAGTGCGACTCATAAGCCCCGCCCACCCCCAATCAAATCTTCACGGCGGCTTCCCTTTTCCAGTCTCGGCTAGCAAACTTATACAATCGTTTCGAGTGTTTGGACTTGGGTAA
- the cyp17a2 gene encoding cytochrome P450 17A2 isoform X7, protein MSLFCWPLISVPLVLAVLAILVAATRRSGGMPGLPRLPVVGSLPWLGGHMPPHLLFTQLGARYGPLFDIYLGPHRTVVVNDHVHAREVLLQRGRDFAGRPSMATTDLLTRDGKDIAFADYSPLWKLHRRLVHASFALFGEGSNRLQEMVLSEADGLCGELLSGEGRGVDPSPAVTAAVTNVVCTLVFGSAYRRGDEELEEVLRYNDGIVRTITRGGLVDIFPWMKVFPNASMSELKACVAVRDRLLARKLREHKASSQSQAEPRDLLDALLKGQSSPGPDGELITDDHVLMTAAEAFGAGVETTSTTLLWILAYLLHHPEVQERVQTELDEEVGDRAVRAADRARLPYLDAVISEGMRIRPVSPVLIPHVAMTDSSVGHHAVRRGTRVLVNMWAIHHDPSHWDRPDLFTPGRFLDERGRRVTPSCFLPFGAGPRICVGESLARTELFLFLSTMLQRMSFALPRGAPPPDLRGRLGVVLQPLPYKMAVTPRAGWAVGPRA, encoded by the exons ATGTCGCTGTTTTGTTGGCCGCTCATTTCAGTCCCGCTCGTCCTCGCCGTGCTGGCCATTCTGGTGGCGGCGACTCGGCGCTCCGGCGGGATGCCGGGCCTCCCGCGTCTGCCAGTGGTGGGGAGCCTCCCTTGGCTCGGGGGCCACATGCCCCCTCACCTGCTCTTCACGCAGTTGGGCGCAAG GTACGGGCCGCTGTTCGATATCTACCTCGGTCCGCACCGCACCGTGGTCGTCAACGACCACGTCCACGCCAGAGAAGTTCTCCTTCAACGAGGTCGGGATTTCGCCGGACGCCCCAGCATG GCGACCACCGACCTGCTGACCCGCGACGGGAAAGACATCGCCTTCGCCGACTACTCGCCTCTGTGGAAGCTTCACCGTCGTCTGGTCCACGCGTCCTTCGCTCTGTTCGGAGAAGGAAGCAACCGCTTGCAGGAGATGG ttctgtCCGAGGCGGACGGCCTCTGCGGCGAGCTCCTGTCCGGGGAAGGCCGCGGCGTGGACCCGTCGCCGGCGGTGACGGCGGCCGTGACCAACGTGGTCTGCACGCTGGTGTTCGGCTCCGCCTACAGACGCGGGGACGAGGAGCTGGAAGAGGTGTTGCGCTACAACGACGGTATCGTGCGCACCATCACCCGGGGAGGACTGGTGGACATCTTCCCCTGGATGAAG GTTTTCCCCAACGCGTCAATGAGCGAGCTGAAAGCCTGCGTCGCCGTGCGAGACCGCCTCCTGGCGCGAAAGCTGCGGGAACACAAG GCCTCCTCGCAGAGCCAAGCCGAGCCTCGAGATCTCCTGGACGCTTTGCTGAAAGGTCAAAGTTCACCCGGGCCCGACGGCGAGCTCATCACGGACGACCACGTGTTGATGACGGCGGCGGAAGCCTTCGGTGCCGGCGTGGAGACCACGTCCACCACGCTCCTCTGGATCCTGGCCTACTTGCTCCATCACCCCGAG GTTCAGGAGCGCGTGCAGACGGAGCTGGACGAGGAGGTGGGCGATCGAGCGGTGCGGGCGGCGGACCGCGCGCGGCTCCCGTATCTGGACGCCGTCATCAGCGAGGGGATGCGGATCCGGCCGGTCAGCCCGGTCTTGATCCCGCACGTTGCCATGACCGACAGCAG CGTCGGCCATCACGCCGTCCGCCGCGGGACTCGGGTGCTGGTCAACATGTGGGCCATCCATCACGACCCCTCGCACTGGGACCGCCCGGACCTGTTCACGCCGG GTCGCTTCCTGGACGAGCGGGGTCGCCGGGTGACGCCGTCCTGCTTCCTGCCGTTCGGGGCGGGGCCTCGCATCTGCGTGGGCGAATCGCTAGCCAGGACGGAGCTCTTTCTTTTCCTGTCCACCATGCTCCAGCGAATGAGCTTTGCGCTCCCGCGCGGGGCCCCGCCCCCCGACCTGCGCGGACGCCTGGGGGTGGTCCTGCAGCCGCTACCTTACAAAATGGCCGTGACGCCGAGAGCCGGTTGGGCCGTGGGCCCCCGTGCTTGA
- the cyp17a2 gene encoding cytochrome P450 17A2 isoform X5, translating into MSLFCWPLISVPLVLAVLAILVAATRRSGGMPGLPRLPVVGSLPWLGGHMPPHLLFTQLGARYGPLFDIYLGPHRTVVVNDHVHAREVLLQRGRDFAGRPSMVTPADDPDRTARRRRAKTTFPPPGQATTDLLTRDGKDIAFADYSPLWKLHRRLVHASFALFGEGSNRLQEMGEKMEPVFFFHPDRHGSGTRRFFFSSVRGGRPLRRAPVRGRPRRGPVAGGDGGRDQRGLHAGVRLRLQTRGRGAGRGVALQRRYRAHHHPGRTGGHLPLDEGFPQRVNERAESLRRRARPPPGAKAAGTQGLLAEPSRASRSPGRFAERSKFTRARRRAHHGRPRVDDGGGSLRCRRGDHVHHAPLDPGLLAPSPRGTRRDPPYLIVGVELRPLQVQERVQTELDEEVGDRAVRAADRARLPYLDAVISEGMRIRPVSPVLIPHVAMTDSSVGHHAVRRGTRVLVNMWAIHHDPSHWDRPDLFTPGRFLDERGRRVTPSCFPPPDLRGRLGVVLQPLPYKMAVTPRAGWAVGPRA; encoded by the exons ATGTCGCTGTTTTGTTGGCCGCTCATTTCAGTCCCGCTCGTCCTCGCCGTGCTGGCCATTCTGGTGGCGGCGACTCGGCGCTCCGGCGGGATGCCGGGCCTCCCGCGTCTGCCAGTGGTGGGGAGCCTCCCTTGGCTCGGGGGCCACATGCCCCCTCACCTGCTCTTCACGCAGTTGGGCGCAAG GTACGGGCCGCTGTTCGATATCTACCTCGGTCCGCACCGCACCGTGGTCGTCAACGACCACGTCCACGCCAGAGAAGTTCTCCTTCAACGAGGTCGGGATTTCGCCGGACGCCCCAGCATGGTGACGCCCGCCGACGACCCGGACCGCACCGCTCGACGGCGGCGCGCCAAAACCACCTTCCCCCCCCCCGGACAGGCGACCACCGACCTGCTGACCCGCGACGGGAAAGACATCGCCTTCGCCGACTACTCGCCTCTGTGGAAGCTTCACCGTCGTCTGGTCCACGCGTCCTTCGCTCTGTTCGGAGAAGGAAGCAACCGCTTGCAGGAGATGGGTGAGAAAATGgaacccgttttttttttccacccggaCAGACACGGGTCCGGGAcgagacgtttttttttcagttctgtCCGAGGCGGACGGCCTCTGCGGCGAGCTCCTGTCCGGGGAAGGCCGCGGCGTGGACCCGTCGCCGGCGGTGACGGCGGCCGTGACCAACGTGGTCTGCACGCTGGTGTTCGGCTCCGCCTACAGACGCGGGGACGAGGAGCTGGAAGAGGTGTTGCGCTACAACGACGGTATCGTGCGCACCATCACCCGGGGAGGACTGGTGGACATCTTCCCCTGGATGAAG GTTTTCCCCAACGCGTCAATGAGCGAGCTGAAAGCCTGCGTCGCCGTGCGAGACCGCCTCCTGGCGCGAAAGCTGCGGGAACACAAG GCCTCCTCGCAGAGCCAAGCCGAGCCTCGAGATCTCCTGGACGCTTTGCTGAAAGGTCAAAGTTCACCCGGGCCCGACGGCGAGCTCATCACGGACGACCACGTGTTGATGACGGCGGCGGAAGCCTTCGGTGCCGGCGTGGAGACCACGTCCACCACGCTCCTCTGGATCCTGGCCTACTTGCTCCATCACCCCGAGGTACGCGGCGAGACCCGCCATACTTGATTGTCGGGGTTGAGTTGCGCCCTCTACAGGTTCAGGAGCGCGTGCAGACGGAGCTGGACGAGGAGGTGGGCGATCGAGCGGTGCGGGCGGCGGACCGCGCGCGGCTCCCGTATCTGGACGCCGTCATCAGCGAGGGGATGCGGATCCGGCCGGTCAGCCCGGTCTTGATCCCGCACGTTGCCATGACCGACAGCAG CGTCGGCCATCACGCCGTCCGCCGCGGGACTCGGGTGCTGGTCAACATGTGGGCCATCCATCACGACCCCTCGCACTGGGACCGCCCGGACCTGTTCACGCCGG GTCGCTTCCTGGACGAGCGGGGTCGCCGGGTGACGCCGTCCTGCTT CCCGCCCCCCGACCTGCGCGGACGCCTGGGGGTGGTCCTGCAGCCGCTACCTTACAAAATGGCCGTGACGCCGAGAGCCGGTTGGGCCGTGGGCCCCCGTGCTTGA
- the cyp17a2 gene encoding cytochrome P450 17A2 isoform X2 yields MSLFCWPLISVPLVLAVLAILVAATRRSGGMPGLPRLPVVGSLPWLGGHMPPHLLFTQLGARYGPLFDIYLGPHRTVVVNDHVHAREVLLQRGRDFAGRPSMATTDLLTRDGKDIAFADYSPLWKLHRRLVHASFALFGEGSNRLQEMGEKMEPVFFFHPDRHGSGTRRFFFSSVRGGRPLRRAPVRGRPRRGPVAGGDGGRDQRGLHAGVRLRLQTRGRGAGRGVALQRRYRAHHHPGRTGGHLPLDEGFPQRVNERAESLRRRARPPPGAKAAGTQGLLAEPSRASRSPGRFAERSKFTRARRRAHHGRPRVDDGGGSLRCRRGDHVHHAPLDPGLLAPSPRGSGARADGAGRGGGRSSGAGGGPRAAPVSGRRHQRGDADPAGQPGLDPARCHDRQQRRPSRRPPRDSGAGQHVGHPSRPLALGPPGPVHAGSLPGRAGSPGDAVLLPAVRGGASHLRGRIASQDGALSFPVHHAPANELCAPARGPAPRPARTPGGGPAAATLQNGRDAESRLGRGPPCLRWETETRSINDSLDAGLVYLARLNAQKHTFEITRTKNCLLNALSRHKQEVATMTVVRLISPAHPQSNLHGGFPFPVSASKLIQSFRVFGLG; encoded by the exons ATGTCGCTGTTTTGTTGGCCGCTCATTTCAGTCCCGCTCGTCCTCGCCGTGCTGGCCATTCTGGTGGCGGCGACTCGGCGCTCCGGCGGGATGCCGGGCCTCCCGCGTCTGCCAGTGGTGGGGAGCCTCCCTTGGCTCGGGGGCCACATGCCCCCTCACCTGCTCTTCACGCAGTTGGGCGCAAG GTACGGGCCGCTGTTCGATATCTACCTCGGTCCGCACCGCACCGTGGTCGTCAACGACCACGTCCACGCCAGAGAAGTTCTCCTTCAACGAGGTCGGGATTTCGCCGGACGCCCCAGCATG GCGACCACCGACCTGCTGACCCGCGACGGGAAAGACATCGCCTTCGCCGACTACTCGCCTCTGTGGAAGCTTCACCGTCGTCTGGTCCACGCGTCCTTCGCTCTGTTCGGAGAAGGAAGCAACCGCTTGCAGGAGATGGGTGAGAAAATGgaacccgttttttttttccacccggaCAGACACGGGTCCGGGAcgagacgtttttttttcagttctgtCCGAGGCGGACGGCCTCTGCGGCGAGCTCCTGTCCGGGGAAGGCCGCGGCGTGGACCCGTCGCCGGCGGTGACGGCGGCCGTGACCAACGTGGTCTGCACGCTGGTGTTCGGCTCCGCCTACAGACGCGGGGACGAGGAGCTGGAAGAGGTGTTGCGCTACAACGACGGTATCGTGCGCACCATCACCCGGGGAGGACTGGTGGACATCTTCCCCTGGATGAAG GTTTTCCCCAACGCGTCAATGAGCGAGCTGAAAGCCTGCGTCGCCGTGCGAGACCGCCTCCTGGCGCGAAAGCTGCGGGAACACAAG GCCTCCTCGCAGAGCCAAGCCGAGCCTCGAGATCTCCTGGACGCTTTGCTGAAAGGTCAAAGTTCACCCGGGCCCGACGGCGAGCTCATCACGGACGACCACGTGTTGATGACGGCGGCGGAAGCCTTCGGTGCCGGCGTGGAGACCACGTCCACCACGCTCCTCTGGATCCTGGCCTACTTGCTCCATCACCCCGAG GTTCAGGAGCGCGTGCAGACGGAGCTGGACGAGGAGGTGGGCGATCGAGCGGTGCGGGCGGCGGACCGCGCGCGGCTCCCGTATCTGGACGCCGTCATCAGCGAGGGGATGCGGATCCGGCCGGTCAGCCCGGTCTTGATCCCGCACGTTGCCATGACCGACAGCAG CGTCGGCCATCACGCCGTCCGCCGCGGGACTCGGGTGCTGGTCAACATGTGGGCCATCCATCACGACCCCTCGCACTGGGACCGCCCGGACCTGTTCACGCCGG GTCGCTTCCTGGACGAGCGGGGTCGCCGGGTGACGCCGTCCTGCTTCCTGCCGTTCGGGGCGGGGCCTCGCATCTGCGTGGGCGAATCGCTAGCCAGGACGGAGCTCTTTCTTTTCCTGTCCACCATGCTCCAGCGAATGAGCTTTGCGCTCCCGCGCGGGGCCCCGCCCCCCGACCTGCGCGGACGCCTGGGGGTGGTCCTGCAGCCGCTACCTTACAAAATGGCCGTGACGCCGAGAGCCGGTTGGGCCGTGGGCCCCCGTGCTTGAGGTGGGAAACGGAAACGAGGTCAATAAACGACAGCTTGGACGCGGGGTTGGTTTATTTAGCACGGCTTAACGCACAAAAACACACGTTCGAGATCACCAGGACTAAAAATTGCCTCTTGAACGCCTTGTCACGACACAAACAGGAAGTCGCCACGATGACAGTAGTGCGACTCATAAGCCCCGCCCACCCCCAATCAAATCTTCACGGCGGCTTCCCTTTTCCAGTCTCGGCTAGCAAACTTATACAATCGTTTCGAGTGTTTGGACTTGGGTAA
- the cyp17a2 gene encoding cytochrome P450 17A2 isoform X3: MSLFCWPLISVPLVLAVLAILVAATRRSGGMPGLPRLPVVGSLPWLGGHMPPHLLFTQLGARYGPLFDIYLGPHRTVVVNDHVHAREVLLQRGRDFAGRPSMVTPADDPDRTARRRRAKTTFPPPGQATTDLLTRDGKDIAFADYSPLWKLHRRLVHASFALFGEGSNRLQEMGEKMEPVFFFHPDRHGSGTRRFFFSSVRGGRPLRRAPVRGRPRRGPVAGGDGGRDQRGLHAGVRLRLQTRGRGAGRGVALQRRYRAHHHPGRTGGHLPLDEGFPQRVNERAESLRRRARPPPGAKAAGTQGLLAEPSRASRSPGRFAERSKFTRARRRAHHGRPRVDDGGGSLRCRRGDHVHHAPLDPGLLAPSPRGSGARADGAGRGGGRSSGAGGGPRAAPVSGRRHQRGDADPAGQPGLDPARCHDRQQRRPSRRPPRDSGAGQHVGHPSRPLALGPPGPVHAGSLPGRAGSPGDAVLLPAPRPARTPGGGPAAATLQNGRDAESRLGRGPPCLRWETETRSINDSLDAGLVYLARLNAQKHTFEITRTKNCLLNALSRHKQEVATMTVVRLISPAHPQSNLHGGFPFPVSASKLIQSFRVFGLG, from the exons ATGTCGCTGTTTTGTTGGCCGCTCATTTCAGTCCCGCTCGTCCTCGCCGTGCTGGCCATTCTGGTGGCGGCGACTCGGCGCTCCGGCGGGATGCCGGGCCTCCCGCGTCTGCCAGTGGTGGGGAGCCTCCCTTGGCTCGGGGGCCACATGCCCCCTCACCTGCTCTTCACGCAGTTGGGCGCAAG GTACGGGCCGCTGTTCGATATCTACCTCGGTCCGCACCGCACCGTGGTCGTCAACGACCACGTCCACGCCAGAGAAGTTCTCCTTCAACGAGGTCGGGATTTCGCCGGACGCCCCAGCATGGTGACGCCCGCCGACGACCCGGACCGCACCGCTCGACGGCGGCGCGCCAAAACCACCTTCCCCCCCCCCGGACAGGCGACCACCGACCTGCTGACCCGCGACGGGAAAGACATCGCCTTCGCCGACTACTCGCCTCTGTGGAAGCTTCACCGTCGTCTGGTCCACGCGTCCTTCGCTCTGTTCGGAGAAGGAAGCAACCGCTTGCAGGAGATGGGTGAGAAAATGgaacccgttttttttttccacccggaCAGACACGGGTCCGGGAcgagacgtttttttttcagttctgtCCGAGGCGGACGGCCTCTGCGGCGAGCTCCTGTCCGGGGAAGGCCGCGGCGTGGACCCGTCGCCGGCGGTGACGGCGGCCGTGACCAACGTGGTCTGCACGCTGGTGTTCGGCTCCGCCTACAGACGCGGGGACGAGGAGCTGGAAGAGGTGTTGCGCTACAACGACGGTATCGTGCGCACCATCACCCGGGGAGGACTGGTGGACATCTTCCCCTGGATGAAG GTTTTCCCCAACGCGTCAATGAGCGAGCTGAAAGCCTGCGTCGCCGTGCGAGACCGCCTCCTGGCGCGAAAGCTGCGGGAACACAAG GCCTCCTCGCAGAGCCAAGCCGAGCCTCGAGATCTCCTGGACGCTTTGCTGAAAGGTCAAAGTTCACCCGGGCCCGACGGCGAGCTCATCACGGACGACCACGTGTTGATGACGGCGGCGGAAGCCTTCGGTGCCGGCGTGGAGACCACGTCCACCACGCTCCTCTGGATCCTGGCCTACTTGCTCCATCACCCCGAG GTTCAGGAGCGCGTGCAGACGGAGCTGGACGAGGAGGTGGGCGATCGAGCGGTGCGGGCGGCGGACCGCGCGCGGCTCCCGTATCTGGACGCCGTCATCAGCGAGGGGATGCGGATCCGGCCGGTCAGCCCGGTCTTGATCCCGCACGTTGCCATGACCGACAGCAG CGTCGGCCATCACGCCGTCCGCCGCGGGACTCGGGTGCTGGTCAACATGTGGGCCATCCATCACGACCCCTCGCACTGGGACCGCCCGGACCTGTTCACGCCGG GTCGCTTCCTGGACGAGCGGGGTCGCCGGGTGACGCCGTCCTGCTT CCCGCCCCCCGACCTGCGCGGACGCCTGGGGGTGGTCCTGCAGCCGCTACCTTACAAAATGGCCGTGACGCCGAGAGCCGGTTGGGCCGTGGGCCCCCGTGCTTGAGGTGGGAAACGGAAACGAGGTCAATAAACGACAGCTTGGACGCGGGGTTGGTTTATTTAGCACGGCTTAACGCACAAAAACACACGTTCGAGATCACCAGGACTAAAAATTGCCTCTTGAACGCCTTGTCACGACACAAACAGGAAGTCGCCACGATGACAGTAGTGCGACTCATAAGCCCCGCCCACCCCCAATCAAATCTTCACGGCGGCTTCCCTTTTCCAGTCTCGGCTAGCAAACTTATACAATCGTTTCGAGTGTTTGGACTTGGGTAA